One part of the Mycobacterium marinum genome encodes these proteins:
- a CDS encoding patatin-like phospholipase family protein, whose product MTGPIAVRTHGSSPTRVALALGSGGARGYAHIGVIEALRERGYEIAGIAGSSMGAVVGGLQAAGRLGEFGDWAKSLNQRTILRLLDPSITAAGVLRAEKILDAVRDILGPVTIEQLPVPYTAVATDILAGKSVWFQRGPLDEAIRASIAIPGIIAPHEVDGRLLADGGILDPLPMAPIAGVNADLTIAVSLNGSESGPSRESEPGVTTEWLNRMVRTTSSIFDATAARSLLDRPTRAVLNRFGAGSPDQDSWPEDAQIEAPVPERDDGGYTPGLPKMGSFEVMNRTIDIAQSALARHTLAAYPADLLIEVPRSTCRSLEFHRASEVIAVGRALANRALDALESADQPATPAIEG is encoded by the coding sequence ATGACCGGGCCAATCGCCGTGCGCACGCACGGATCATCGCCGACCCGGGTGGCCTTGGCGCTCGGCAGCGGCGGCGCGCGCGGCTATGCGCACATCGGGGTGATCGAGGCGTTGCGCGAGCGGGGCTATGAGATCGCCGGGATCGCCGGTTCGTCGATGGGCGCCGTGGTCGGCGGACTGCAGGCGGCCGGGCGCCTCGGGGAGTTCGGCGACTGGGCCAAGTCCCTGAATCAGCGCACCATTCTGCGGCTGCTCGATCCGTCGATCACCGCGGCCGGAGTGCTGCGAGCCGAGAAAATTCTGGATGCCGTACGCGACATCCTCGGGCCGGTCACCATCGAACAACTGCCGGTCCCCTACACGGCGGTGGCGACCGACATTCTGGCGGGCAAGTCGGTCTGGTTTCAGCGCGGCCCGCTCGACGAAGCCATTCGCGCTTCCATCGCCATCCCGGGAATCATCGCCCCCCACGAGGTCGACGGCCGTTTGCTCGCCGACGGCGGCATCCTGGATCCGCTGCCCATGGCACCGATCGCCGGGGTCAACGCCGACCTGACCATTGCGGTGAGCCTCAACGGCAGCGAAAGCGGCCCCAGCCGAGAAAGCGAGCCCGGTGTCACCACCGAGTGGTTGAACCGCATGGTGCGCACCACCTCCTCGATATTCGACGCCACGGCCGCCCGGTCGCTGCTGGACCGGCCGACGCGGGCGGTGCTGAACCGCTTCGGCGCCGGGTCCCCGGACCAGGACTCCTGGCCGGAAGACGCCCAGATCGAGGCCCCCGTGCCGGAGCGCGATGACGGCGGCTACACACCCGGACTGCCCAAGATGGGCAGTTTTGAGGTGATGAACCGGACCATCGACATCGCCCAGTCCGCACTGGCGCGCCATACGCTGGCGGCCTACCCCGCCGATCTGTTGATCGAGGTGCCGCGCTCGACCTGCCGCAGCCTGGAATTTCATCGGGCAAGCGAGGTGATCGCGGTGGGCCGGGCGCTGGCTAACCGCGCCCTGGATGCACTCGAGTCCGCGGACCAACCCGCGACGCCGGCCATCGAGGGCTGA
- a CDS encoding class II glutamine amidotransferase, which translates to MCRLFGLHAGRDCVTATFWLLNAPDSLAAQSKRNPDGTGLGVFDDRGRPELHKQPIAAWQDADFAAEAHEMTGTTFIAHVRYATAGSHSVVNTHPFLQDGRIFAHNGTLGDLELLDTRLREVGTAGLVQGQTDSERVFALITAAIRTHDGDVSAGLLDAMGWLAANVPIYAVNVLLSTATGMWALRYPESHNLYILDRRNGAPAPRREFHLRTKRIRARSEHLRTRPSVVFASQPMDDDPRWRLLDPGELVHVDADLRITRSLALPDPPRHRLRLADLGPEVQEALHPPA; encoded by the coding sequence ATGTGCCGACTCTTTGGCCTGCACGCGGGACGGGACTGCGTCACCGCCACGTTTTGGTTGCTGAACGCCCCGGATAGCCTCGCTGCCCAAAGCAAGCGAAACCCCGACGGGACGGGTCTGGGCGTGTTCGACGACCGGGGCCGGCCCGAGCTGCACAAGCAGCCGATAGCGGCGTGGCAGGACGCCGACTTTGCCGCCGAGGCGCACGAGATGACGGGCACGACCTTCATCGCTCACGTTCGCTATGCCACCGCCGGATCGCACTCGGTGGTCAACACCCACCCGTTTCTGCAGGACGGCCGGATCTTCGCGCACAACGGGACGCTGGGGGATCTCGAATTGCTCGACACCCGGTTGCGGGAGGTGGGCACCGCCGGTCTGGTGCAGGGGCAGACCGACTCCGAGCGGGTTTTCGCGCTGATCACGGCCGCGATCCGCACCCATGACGGCGACGTGTCCGCCGGTCTGCTCGACGCGATGGGGTGGCTGGCCGCCAACGTGCCGATCTATGCGGTCAATGTCTTGCTCAGCACCGCCACCGGGATGTGGGCGCTGCGATACCCGGAGTCGCACAACCTCTACATCCTGGACCGGCGTAATGGTGCGCCGGCCCCCAGGCGCGAGTTCCACTTGCGCACCAAGCGGATTCGCGCGCGTTCCGAGCACCTGCGCACCCGGCCGTCGGTGGTGTTCGCCAGCCAGCCGATGGACGACGACCCGCGCTGGCGCCTGCTGGACCCGGGGGAGCTGGTACACGTCGACGCCGACCTGCGGATCACCCGAAGCCTGGCGCTGCCCGACCCACCCCGGCATCGGCTGCGGCTCGCCGACTTGGGTCCGGAGGTCCAAGAGGCGCTGCACCCGCCGGCCTGA
- a CDS encoding cysteine dioxygenase gives MPLRQSSVTSSRPQTVTSPAPGPTRLRVPDLLHATDQVADDVLSGRCDHLLPEGGVPDDGRWFTRVHGDDELDVWLISWVPGHATELHDHGGSLGALTVLSGSLNEFRWDGTRLRRRRLDAGDQAGFPLGWVHDVVWAPRPAAEPIAAPLPPTLSVHAYSPPLTAMSYYEVTDRNTLRRKRTELTDHPEKP, from the coding sequence ATGCCTCTTCGCCAGTCCTCTGTCACGTCTTCTCGCCCCCAGACCGTCACGTCCCCGGCACCGGGACCCACGCGGCTTCGGGTGCCCGACCTGTTGCACGCGACCGACCAGGTCGCCGATGACGTGCTCAGCGGTCGCTGCGATCACCTGTTGCCGGAGGGGGGCGTGCCCGACGACGGGCGCTGGTTCACCCGCGTCCATGGCGACGACGAACTCGACGTTTGGCTGATCAGCTGGGTGCCCGGTCACGCGACGGAATTGCACGACCATGGCGGCTCGCTCGGGGCGCTGACCGTGCTGTCCGGATCGCTCAATGAATTTCGGTGGGACGGCACGCGGTTGCGCCGCCGCCGCCTTGACGCCGGGGATCAGGCCGGATTCCCGCTGGGCTGGGTGCACGACGTGGTTTGGGCGCCGCGCCCGGCCGCCGAGCCGATCGCGGCGCCGCTGCCGCCCACGTTGAGCGTGCACGCGTATTCGCCGCCGCTGACGGCCATGTCTTACTACGAAGTCACCGACCGCAATACGTTGCGCCGCAAGCGCACCGAATTGACCGACCACCCCGAGAAGCCCTGA
- a CDS encoding patatin-like phospholipase family protein, translating to MAPKRALVLAGGGLAGIAWETGVLLGIADESPAAARLLLDSDVLVGTSAGSAVAAQISSGTSLDALFDRQIAEQSAELDPGVDIDVITELFLDALRKPRIPGVDKIRQRLQRIGAVALATETVSESVRREVIAARLPCHDWPDRALRVTAIDVSTGELVAFDRDSGVELVDAVAASCAVPGAWPPVTIAGRRYMDGGVASLVNLGVADDCGVAVVLVPTGADAPSPFGGGSAAEVAEFAGRSLGVFADDDSLAAFGANPLDPRCRKASALAGRAQGRREASAVAAFLGL from the coding sequence GTGGCACCCAAACGCGCACTGGTGTTGGCTGGCGGAGGACTGGCGGGAATCGCCTGGGAGACAGGTGTTCTGCTCGGCATCGCCGACGAGTCGCCGGCGGCGGCACGGTTGCTGTTGGATTCGGATGTGCTGGTGGGTACCTCGGCCGGTTCGGCGGTGGCCGCGCAGATCAGCAGCGGCACCAGCCTCGATGCGCTGTTCGACCGGCAGATCGCCGAGCAGTCGGCCGAGCTCGATCCGGGCGTCGATATCGACGTCATCACTGAACTTTTCCTGGACGCCCTGCGCAAGCCGCGAATCCCCGGCGTCGACAAGATACGGCAGCGACTGCAGCGAATCGGGGCGGTGGCGCTGGCCACCGAAACCGTGTCCGAGTCCGTCCGCCGCGAGGTGATCGCTGCGCGCCTGCCCTGCCACGATTGGCCGGACCGCGCGCTGCGGGTCACCGCGATCGATGTGTCCACCGGCGAGCTGGTGGCATTCGATCGTGACTCCGGGGTCGAACTCGTCGATGCGGTGGCGGCCAGTTGCGCGGTTCCGGGGGCGTGGCCGCCGGTGACCATTGCGGGCCGGCGCTACATGGATGGCGGGGTGGCCAGTCTGGTCAACCTCGGTGTGGCCGACGATTGCGGTGTGGCGGTGGTGTTGGTGCCCACGGGGGCCGACGCGCCGTCGCCGTTCGGCGGCGGGTCCGCCGCGGAGGTGGCGGAATTCGCCGGGAGGTCGCTGGGCGTCTTTGCTGACGACGACTCGCTGGCCGCCTTCGGGGCAAATCCGCTGGATCCGCGTTGCCGCAAGGCCTCGGCTCTGGCTGGACGTGCGCAGGGTCGGCGCGAGGCGTCCGCCGTCGCAGCGTTTCTGGGGCTGTGA
- a CDS encoding SRPBCC family protein produces MATPIVVEQSLVIPVPGDQAFRGTLPAPLPEVFNHWYGPIPPIKEVRDQTGAWDAAGQTRKLFMVGGGSVHEELTSLDSPRSFGYRLSDIKGPMALLVGQVVGAWIFTPADGGTEITWRWTIHPKSALAAPALPVFGMLWKGYARRALRNLSALLTR; encoded by the coding sequence ATGGCAACACCTATCGTCGTCGAGCAATCGCTGGTCATCCCGGTCCCCGGTGACCAAGCGTTCCGCGGCACGCTGCCGGCGCCGCTGCCGGAAGTCTTCAACCACTGGTATGGGCCCATCCCGCCGATCAAAGAGGTCCGCGACCAAACCGGTGCTTGGGACGCCGCGGGCCAGACTCGCAAACTTTTCATGGTCGGCGGCGGCAGTGTGCACGAGGAGTTGACCAGCCTCGACTCGCCCCGATCATTCGGCTACCGGCTCTCCGACATCAAAGGCCCGATGGCGTTGCTGGTCGGCCAGGTGGTGGGTGCATGGATCTTCACTCCGGCGGACGGCGGTACCGAGATCACCTGGCGCTGGACCATTCATCCGAAGTCTGCGTTGGCCGCGCCGGCGCTACCGGTGTTCGGGATGTTGTGGAAGGGCTACGCCCGCCGGGCGCTACGTAACCTGTCCGCGCTGCTGACGCGCTGA
- a CDS encoding PE family protein yields MSYVIAVPELVAGAASELAGVGSTLSTATTAAAAQTTGVLAAAGDEVSAAIAAVFSAHGQSYQTLSAQAETFHAQFVQALSAGASAYTQAEAASASPLAGLLAAINAPVQSLTGRPLIGNGANGTPGTGADGAPGGWLLGDGGAGGSGAPGLNGGAGGAAGLLGSGGAGGAGGSSTSANGGAGGAGGAGGWLSGNAGVGGAGGASTVANGGAGGAGGAGGLLGGGGLGGAGGASTSATASGGAGGQGGAAGLLSGFVGADGGHGGAGGQGSAGGTGGTGGDGGAGGPLAGAGGSGGTGGRGNAGGAGGAGGNAGLLFGDGGVGGTGGTSGQDVGGVGGDGGSAGLLFSNGGAGGAGGAGTILLSGDGGAGGNGGNGGWLFSNGGVGGTGGAGAPAALSLGVPAGSGGAGGAGGTGGLLLGNGGAGGAGGTSGNGGGTGGAGGAAGSGVLIGNGGNGGIGGAGSTPGGNGVGGTSGLLLGLDGFNAPTSTSPIHTLQQQALNAINAPIQAATGRPLIGNGTPGDAGSGTDGTPGGWLLGDGGAGGSGGTGLDGGDGGAAGLMGTGGTGGAGGWGGTDEVTGGTGGAGGTGGAGGWLSGSGGIGGGGGAGGYGGATIPGNGGAGGAAGAGGAGGLFGGGGTGGAGGTGGPGGVGAIVGFPTAGDGGGGGAGGAGGAGGLLGGLVGAGGGDGGAGGHGGIGFGGSGGSGGGGGVGGNAGLLGGPGGSGGAAGPALFGSGVAGTAGTAGVGGAGGNAGLLFGSGGAGGDGGFGPGAGGTGGRGGNAGLLFSSAGAGGFGGYGTTGGGTGGAGGDAGWLGCGGAGGAGGITIGGTGATGGAGGTGGQLLGAGGAGGAGGQTDPLGGSSGGSGGVGGNAVLIGTGGNGGNGGAGTAKGTPGTGGTGGLIGVDGLSGAS; encoded by the coding sequence GTGTCGTATGTGATCGCAGTGCCGGAGCTGGTGGCCGGTGCGGCATCGGAGCTGGCCGGGGTGGGCTCGACACTGAGCACCGCCACCACGGCCGCGGCCGCTCAGACGACAGGGGTGCTGGCCGCCGCCGGAGATGAGGTCTCCGCGGCGATCGCGGCGGTGTTTTCCGCCCACGGCCAGAGCTATCAAACCCTCAGCGCACAAGCCGAGACGTTTCATGCCCAGTTCGTGCAGGCGCTGAGCGCCGGCGCGAGCGCCTACACCCAGGCCGAGGCCGCCAGCGCCTCACCGCTGGCGGGTCTGCTGGCCGCGATCAACGCACCGGTGCAGTCGCTGACGGGGCGCCCGCTGATCGGCAACGGCGCCAACGGAACCCCCGGGACGGGGGCCGATGGAGCCCCGGGCGGCTGGCTACTCGGTGACGGCGGCGCCGGCGGCTCGGGTGCGCCCGGGCTAAACGGCGGCGCCGGCGGGGCCGCGGGCCTATTGGGTTCCGGGGGTGCCGGCGGCGCCGGCGGCAGCTCGACATCCGCCAACGGGGGTGCCGGTGGTGCCGGCGGGGCCGGCGGCTGGCTCTCGGGCAACGCCGGAGTCGGCGGGGCCGGCGGGGCCTCGACCGTCGCCAACGGTGGTGCCGGCGGCGCCGGTGGTGCCGGCGGGTTGTTGGGCGGCGGCGGGCTCGGCGGGGCCGGCGGGGCCAGCACTAGCGCTACCGCCAGCGGCGGGGCCGGCGGCCAAGGCGGGGCGGCCGGGCTGCTGTCCGGGTTCGTCGGCGCCGATGGAGGCCACGGCGGCGCCGGCGGCCAGGGCTCCGCCGGCGGGACCGGCGGCACCGGCGGCGACGGCGGGGCCGGCGGGCCGCTGGCCGGAGCCGGTGGCTCCGGCGGCACCGGGGGTAGAGGTAATGCGGGCGGCGCAGGTGGGGCCGGCGGCAACGCGGGCCTGCTGTTCGGTGATGGCGGCGTCGGCGGCACCGGCGGCACCAGCGGTCAGGACGTAGGTGGGGTCGGCGGCGATGGCGGTAGCGCGGGGTTGCTGTTCTCCAACGGTGGTGCCGGCGGCGCCGGCGGCGCCGGCACGATCTTGCTATCCGGTGACGGTGGGGCTGGTGGGAACGGCGGCAACGGTGGGTGGCTGTTCTCCAATGGCGGTGTCGGCGGGACCGGCGGGGCTGGGGCGCCTGCGGCGCTCTCGCTCGGCGTTCCCGCCGGGAGCGGCGGTGCGGGTGGAGCTGGCGGCACCGGCGGCCTACTGCTCGGAAACGGTGGCGCCGGCGGCGCCGGCGGCACCAGCGGCAATGGCGGCGGCACCGGCGGGGCAGGTGGTGCCGCCGGTAGCGGGGTGTTGATCGGCAACGGCGGCAACGGCGGTATCGGCGGGGCCGGCTCGACTCCGGGCGGTAACGGGGTGGGCGGGACCAGCGGGCTGCTGCTGGGGCTGGACGGCTTCAACGCCCCGACCAGCACCTCACCAATTCACACCCTGCAACAACAGGCCCTCAATGCGATCAACGCACCCATCCAGGCCGCGACCGGACGCCCGCTGATCGGCAACGGCACCCCCGGGGACGCTGGTAGCGGAACCGACGGAACACCCGGCGGATGGCTACTCGGCGACGGCGGCGCCGGCGGATCCGGCGGCACCGGCCTCGACGGCGGCGATGGCGGGGCCGCCGGGCTGATGGGCACCGGCGGCACCGGCGGCGCCGGTGGATGGGGTGGAACCGATGAAGTCACCGGCGGAACCGGCGGCGCCGGCGGCACCGGCGGCGCAGGCGGGTGGCTCTCGGGCAGCGGCGGGATCGGCGGTGGGGGCGGCGCCGGCGGGTACGGCGGCGCCACCATCCCGGGCAACGGGGGTGCCGGGGGCGCCGCCGGCGCGGGCGGCGCCGGTGGGTTGTTCGGCGGCGGTGGCACCGGCGGGGCCGGCGGAACCGGCGGACCGGGCGGAGTCGGCGCAATCGTCGGCTTTCCCACCGCCGGCGATGGGGGCGGTGGCGGGGCCGGCGGGGCCGGCGGGGCTGGCGGGCTGCTCGGCGGCCTAGTCGGCGCTGGCGGCGGCGACGGCGGCGCCGGCGGCCACGGTGGGATTGGGTTCGGAGGATCCGGCGGGTCCGGCGGAGGCGGCGGGGTCGGCGGCAACGCCGGACTCCTCGGCGGCCCCGGCGGGTCAGGCGGGGCCGCAGGACCCGCGCTTTTCGGGAGCGGGGTTGCTGGAACTGCCGGAACTGCCGGAGTCGGCGGCGCCGGCGGCAATGCCGGGCTGCTGTTCGGCAGCGGCGGCGCCGGCGGCGACGGCGGATTCGGCCCCGGGGCCGGCGGGACCGGCGGCCGGGGCGGCAACGCCGGGCTGCTGTTCTCCAGCGCCGGAGCCGGCGGATTCGGCGGATACGGCACTACCGGCGGCGGCACCGGCGGTGCCGGCGGCGACGCCGGCTGGTTGGGCTGCGGCGGGGCCGGCGGCGCCGGCGGAATCACCATCGGTGGCACTGGCGCCACCGGCGGGGCCGGCGGCACCGGCGGTCAGCTGCTGGGCGCCGGCGGGGCAGGCGGCGCCGGCGGCCAAACCGACCCGCTCGGAGGCAGCAGCGGCGGATCCGGCGGAGTTGGCGGCAACGCCGTGCTGATCGGCACCGGCGGCAACGGCGGCAACGGCGGAGCCGGCACCGCCAAGGGCACCCCCGGAACCGGCGGAACCGGCGGGCTGATCGGTGTCGACGGGCTCAGCGGGGCGTCGTAA
- a CDS encoding PE family protein has translation MSYVFAAHELMAAAAGELNDIGALVGSANTAAAASTTDLMAAAGDEVSLAIARVFGAYGRDYQAFGVQAAEFHERFVQALRAGAGAYGAAEAAGASSLQSLETDLLGLINAPTMALFGRALIGNGANGAAGTGAAGGAGGILIGNGGNGGSGAVGGTGGAGGSAGLFGNGGAGGAGGAGAAGGVGGNGGAGGSGGWLFGAGGVGGAGGVGGAGGGAGGIGGNGGSSTGWWFGPGAGGAGGEGGTGVSFGTDGGAGGAGGVGGANNSLFGGVGGRGGAGGGGGTGDTGAAGEMGFTGGVGGVGGAGGAHHFLLGAGGAGGDGGTGGAGGVGGAGANSAGGDGGLGGDGGASGAGGAAGLLGTAGHAGAGGGGGVGGSGGVGDVDSTGSGVGYGGGDGGTGGIGGGAGGVGGSAGAGGAGGVGGAGGAGTAGTDSATPTDGGKGGDGGGGGQGGAGGAGIGGVGGGQGGNGGTGGVGGVGGAGGQNTGTGGDGADGGAGGTGGHAGAAGAGTDGGAAGGNGLGGAGGQGGAGGDGNVGSIGKVGSPTEPAIAAQQGGTGGDGGAGGNGGDGFLGVGGGAGGTGGAGGGGGTGGAGADDGDSGTGGVGAQGGSGGKGGVGGVGGDGGGVGGTGGAGGAAGTGGAGGNVGDGGAAGGGGKGGIGGEGGGGGEGGSDGGRGGVGGAGGAAGTGGAGGASGPGGTGGGGGHGGSAGTGGQGGTGGSGGGTGGVGGQGGAGGDGGHGGEGGFFGTGGGNGGNGSTGGTGGVGGTGGDGGGDGGDGGTGGDGGNGGEGAGDGGSNGGGGGGGQGGGGGAPSASGGSPGEHGAEGKAGGSGASSAL, from the coding sequence ATGTCGTACGTATTTGCCGCGCACGAGTTGATGGCGGCGGCCGCCGGGGAGTTGAACGACATCGGGGCGCTGGTCGGGTCGGCCAACACCGCGGCGGCGGCCTCGACAACCGATCTGATGGCGGCAGCGGGAGATGAGGTGTCGCTGGCCATCGCGCGGGTTTTCGGTGCTTACGGCCGCGACTACCAGGCGTTCGGCGTGCAGGCGGCGGAATTTCACGAGCGGTTTGTCCAGGCATTGCGTGCGGGAGCGGGCGCCTACGGCGCCGCCGAGGCCGCCGGTGCGTCATCGTTGCAGTCCTTGGAAACAGATCTGCTGGGTCTGATCAACGCGCCCACCATGGCGTTGTTCGGGCGGGCACTGATCGGCAACGGCGCCAACGGCGCGGCGGGGACCGGGGCGGCCGGCGGGGCCGGCGGGATCCTGATCGGCAACGGCGGCAATGGTGGGTCGGGTGCGGTCGGCGGTACGGGCGGGGCCGGGGGTTCGGCGGGGCTGTTCGGTAACGGTGGTGCCGGTGGAGCCGGTGGTGCGGGGGCGGCCGGTGGCGTGGGCGGCAACGGCGGGGCCGGTGGTAGCGGCGGGTGGTTGTTTGGTGCGGGCGGGGTGGGCGGCGCCGGTGGTGTCGGTGGTGCCGGTGGGGGCGCTGGGGGGATCGGCGGCAACGGTGGCAGCTCAACGGGCTGGTGGTTTGGGCCCGGGGCCGGTGGTGCGGGCGGCGAGGGTGGCACCGGCGTCAGTTTCGGCACGGACGGGGGCGCTGGCGGAGCCGGCGGTGTCGGCGGGGCCAACAACTCCTTGTTCGGTGGGGTCGGTGGAAGGGGTGGCGCCGGCGGGGGCGGCGGCACCGGTGACACCGGCGCCGCCGGTGAGATGGGTTTCACCGGCGGTGTTGGTGGGGTCGGCGGTGCCGGTGGAGCTCATCACTTCCTGCTCGGCGCGGGCGGAGCCGGTGGGGATGGCGGCACCGGCGGGGCCGGTGGTGTCGGCGGCGCGGGTGCGAATAGCGCTGGTGGGGACGGCGGTCTGGGTGGTGACGGGGGCGCTTCGGGGGCTGGTGGTGCGGCCGGTTTGCTGGGCACGGCCGGTCACGCGGGGGCCGGTGGTGGCGGTGGCGTCGGGGGTAGCGGTGGGGTCGGGGACGTCGATTCGACGGGCAGCGGCGTCGGCTACGGCGGCGGCGACGGAGGTACCGGCGGCATCGGCGGCGGCGCCGGCGGGGTAGGTGGCTCCGCTGGAGCGGGCGGTGCCGGCGGTGTGGGCGGTGCCGGTGGTGCTGGCACCGCTGGCACCGACTCGGCTACCCCCACCGACGGTGGCAAGGGTGGCGATGGCGGCGGCGGCGGCCAGGGCGGCGCCGGCGGTGCTGGTATCGGCGGTGTGGGCGGCGGCCAAGGCGGCAACGGTGGCACTGGCGGTGTCGGGGGAGTGGGCGGGGCGGGCGGGCAGAACACCGGCACCGGCGGCGACGGCGCCGACGGGGGGGCGGGGGGCACCGGCGGACACGCGGGCGCTGCTGGCGCCGGAACCGACGGCGGCGCGGCGGGCGGCAACGGACTTGGTGGTGCGGGCGGACAAGGCGGCGCCGGTGGTGACGGCAACGTCGGCAGTATCGGCAAGGTGGGCAGCCCCACCGAACCGGCCATCGCGGCCCAGCAGGGTGGCACCGGCGGCGACGGCGGCGCCGGCGGCAACGGTGGCGATGGCTTCCTCGGTGTCGGCGGGGGTGCCGGTGGCACCGGCGGAGCCGGTGGTGGCGGCGGAACGGGCGGTGCCGGTGCTGACGATGGGGATTCCGGCACCGGGGGTGTCGGCGCCCAAGGCGGCAGCGGCGGCAAGGGCGGTGTCGGCGGAGTCGGTGGTGACGGCGGCGGCGTCGGCGGTACCGGGGGAGCTGGTGGTGCCGCCGGCACGGGCGGGGCCGGCGGCAATGTTGGCGACGGTGGTGCGGCGGGTGGCGGCGGCAAGGGCGGCATCGGCGGCGAAGGCGGCGGTGGCGGCGAAGGCGGGAGTGACGGGGGTCGCGGCGGCGTCGGCGGAGCCGGCGGCGCAGCCGGTACGGGCGGGGCCGGTGGCGCGTCTGGCCCGGGCGGCACCGGCGGCGGCGGTGGGCACGGCGGCAGCGCCGGCACCGGTGGCCAGGGCGGCACCGGAGGCAGCGGCGGGGGTACCGGCGGCGTCGGCGGCCAGGGCGGTGCCGGTGGTGACGGTGGGCACGGCGGTGAAGGCGGCTTCTTCGGCACCGGCGGCGGCAACGGCGGCAACGGCAGCACCGGGGGAACTGGCGGTGTCGGTGGCACCGGCGGCGACGGCGGCGGCGACGGTGGCGACGGTGGCACCGGTGGTGACGGCGGCAACGGTGGGGAAGGCGCCGGGGACGGCGGATCCAACGGGGGCGGTGGCGGCGGCGGCCAGGGCGGTGGCGGCGGCGCCCCCAGCGCCTCCGGCGGCAGCCCAGGTGAGCACGGGGCGGAAGGCAAGGCCGGCGGCTCCGGCGCCAGCAGCGCGCTGTAG
- a CDS encoding lipoprotein LpqV has translation MRPHRLFSRPRHQCWEVCAPLIVAAGVSALASCSTDPSNGTATTSSGPSAKTSAPPVSSLAPGAVGVSPTGVTTRVDVPAESTEEEYFQACHAAKVWMDAQPATEQPRIEPYLAMVQASESGVAGTWNMRWADLSLPRQAAVIVAAAAAANNECG, from the coding sequence ATGCGCCCACACCGTCTCTTTTCCCGACCGCGCCACCAGTGCTGGGAGGTGTGCGCACCACTCATCGTCGCGGCGGGCGTCTCGGCCCTCGCGAGCTGCTCCACCGATCCCAGCAACGGCACGGCCACCACGTCATCCGGGCCGTCCGCCAAGACCAGCGCACCGCCGGTTAGTTCGCTGGCACCCGGCGCCGTCGGCGTCTCACCGACCGGCGTGACGACTCGCGTCGACGTCCCCGCAGAGTCGACCGAAGAGGAATATTTCCAGGCCTGCCATGCCGCGAAGGTGTGGATGGACGCCCAACCGGCCACCGAGCAGCCGCGGATCGAGCCCTACCTGGCCATGGTTCAGGCATCCGAATCCGGCGTTGCCGGCACCTGGAATATGCGGTGGGCGGATCTGAGCCTGCCGCGCCAGGCGGCGGTGATCGTCGCGGCGGCGGCGGCCGCCAACAACGAATGCGGATAG
- a CDS encoding rhodanese-like domain-containing protein: MSRIDRILDDARNRYLRLPADQVPDALRRGAVLVDIRPHAQRAREGEVPAALVIERNVLEWRCDPTSDARLPQAVDDDVEWVILCSEGYTSSLAAAALLDLGLHRSTDVVGGYHALVAAGVLTALSG; encoded by the coding sequence ATGAGCCGAATCGACCGGATACTCGACGACGCCCGCAACCGCTATCTGCGGCTGCCCGCCGACCAGGTGCCGGACGCGCTGCGCCGCGGTGCGGTGCTGGTCGACATCCGTCCGCACGCCCAGCGTGCCCGGGAGGGCGAGGTGCCCGCGGCGTTGGTGATCGAACGCAACGTCTTGGAATGGCGCTGCGATCCCACCAGCGACGCGCGGTTGCCGCAGGCGGTCGATGACGATGTCGAGTGGGTGATCCTGTGTTCGGAGGGGTACACCTCGAGCCTCGCGGCGGCGGCGCTGCTGGACCTCGGGTTGCACCGGTCAACCGACGTGGTGGGTGGCTATCACGCGCTGGTGGCCGCCGGGGTGCTGACCGCGCTGAGCGGCTAG